CAGCGCCCAGGGCTTGTGCAGGGGACACTGGTTTATGGCATTCAGGTTGATGGTGGCTTCCTCTTCACTTTGGCCTCCAGACAGGAATGTGATATCTGAGCAGGGAAGGGCAAAGATGGTGGGTGTTTGGAAGCTGGAGGTATCTATTACGAGCACTGCAATATAGCTGTGAAACCTAAAAATAATTATGAAGGCAATGCTTCTATATAATGCATTGCAATTTTATCCATTTACACTGTATATTTTAAttgttagtggctcagcagctacagcgggatcttgatttaattagtgactgggccgatacctggcagatgaaatttagcgtcgataaatgtaaggtactccatctagggagcagaaatataaagtacaggtatttcatgggtgtcactgaaataaaggtagctgatcatgagaaagaccttggtgtgtatgttgatgcttccatgtcccattctcgccagtgtggggaagcaataaaaaaggccaataggatgttggggtatatctccaggtgtgtggagtttaagtcaagggaggtaatgctaagattatacaattccttggtgagacctcacctagaatattgtgtgcaggtttggtcaccatatcttaaaaaggacattgtggccttagaaaaggtgcagcatagggccacaaaaatgaatcctggtcttagaggaatgtcatacgaggaacggttacttgagctaaatctgttcagtctcaagcaaaggagactgaggggggacatgatccaggtatataagattctaacaggtctggatgctgttcaaccaaatagttacttcagcattagtttaaatacacaaactcgtggccataggtggaaattagtgggagaacatttcaagctggatttaaggaagcacttctttacacagcgtgtagtcagagtatggaatagccttcctgataatgtagtgcaagctgaatccttgggttcctataaatcagagctagataagattttaacgactctgagctattagtttagttctccccaagcgagcttgatgggccgaatggcctcctctcgtttgtatagttcttatgttcttatgttctaggTGAGGCACTCATGGAAAGTCCAGAATCTTGAATGATATCAGCAGTCTTCTGGTGACACATGTAGGTCCGTGTCTACTAGGGGGTCAAGAGTATAGGTGGAACCAGGGGCAATgtagggcatggataccctggcagattctggGATCCTGACGCTTTATAGGTGGCCTTGAATTATATTATACGCTTAGCAAATTTTACCGAGGGGAAAtcctacccccacccccacccccggatCACATGCAGTCCAGTAAGTGGGTGCAGTATATGCGTCTCATCAGGAACTGCAGGCGGTACGGTGCGACGCAAGGCAGTGACAGTAGCCATGGCGATCTCCTGGGGTGAATATTTGTGTGAGCAAGAGTGGGCAGCTGTCAGCATGTTGGGTTTCAGCAAGGTCCCATCTAGGTAGACGTGATGGTCAGACAGGGCCTTGTAGACAGCAGCCAGGACCTTCTTAGTGATGTACTGACAGCGCTTCAGGTCATGGTCTCCATCAGGGAGAATTTCAGGCTCCACAATGGGCACGATGCCATGCTGAAATATTTTTCATAAATTACTAAATCTATATCAAAATGATCACAATGGCAAATGTTCTTTCTCAGACATACTGCACGATAAACTATAATCTCTGTAACAGTAAGGAGCATATTTAAACAGACAGTCCCCCGGATAAGAATGTCTGAATTATGAGCAGCTCACACTTATGAACAGGCTTCCATAAAGCCCCCAACGCTCTATTAAAAATTCAGGGTAAACACAGTGGTTTGTATTAATGAATAAAGCCACAGTACAGTACACTATGTAGTTACTTCTTATTATTACTGCATAatcatgattattattatgtactgttttattatttttttgacaTACCTACAAATTcagcttaaagacagacttagggaacTGATGTCAttcgtaacctggggactgccggTATATCATTATTAGTCCaacgtgtgcttgtgtgtgtatgcgtttgCTCTATGTTGCCGAATGCTGATTTAGAGAGCACCAATCCGCCCTCACCATTTGGCAGATGCTGGCATATCGCGCCAGGATGTTGGCATTCTCCATGATGGCCAAGTGAGAAGGGGTGGTGGGAGAGATCTTCAGCACACAGCGCCACTTGGCGAAATCAGCGCCGTCTTTCTTATACTGAGCACAACGTTCATACAACCCGTCCAATCCTAGCAGGAAGAGGCAGAGAAAAATGGCAAAAAGATGATTTGTGCATGATGAGGAAATTGGGTTATGAAGCATGGGGAGGTTTTGGGTGTTGGGGGACAGGCTCCTCTATACACTGTACTTCCCTGTATTAAGTATAAAGCAAGTTTGCCTTGCGTTATTGAGAAAGTCATTTGGTTTACACTTGTGCTTCATGCATGGTTAAATTAGTGAAAGAAGCAGTGATTTTCAATACTCTTGGGTTGCTTGCCCATTTCCTCTGGAGGGTCCTAGTAAAATCATGTGATTCTGCTATGTCCTGTGGGTTTTTCAAACAGATGGTAAGTAATAAAAATAAGTGACAGCATGGTTTTAAAGTTCATACCCTGGGTGGTGGTCTCTCCATTAGTTCCTGCCAGGGGAACCATACCCTTGTCAACCTTTATGCCAACCACTATGCCCTTCTCTTTGATGAGCTGGGGAAAGGGCTTCCCACTGTCATGCTTCTGGTAGACGGTCTCGTGGAAGAAGATGACACCACCAATGCAGGGCTTCACGCGGTCATCCGCAGTGAAAAGAAGCTGCCTGTACTGCCTCCTGTTCTCCTCAGTGTTCTCGACATTAATGCTCTGAAAGCGCTTGGCAACACTGCCTGGTAGAAGGGAAGGAGCGAGAGGCAcagtcatttaaacatcatcttAGGGGAATTGCGTTACCCCGACCGATTTCACAAGACTGAGCAGTAGTTCTTTGTTTACCTGTAGATTCATCAGCTGCAAGAATGCCTTTGCCTGGAGCAACAATGCTTTGAGCAATATCGCTGAGCTCCTTCTTCTGCTCAGGGCTGAGGAAGGGATAAGCGTGAGGCATTCTGGTCCTGTAGACACAGATGAATGGGAGGGGATTGGGCACATTAAGAGTTTCCTTGGTGACCATGGAGTAATGCAAGGTACTATGCACAATAGGCACTTTTATCTTGAGAGAAGCAGACATACATGGAATAACTGGGTAGAGTAAGTTTGAGGGCATAGTGCAAGTTGTGAAAGCATCCAGCATTTCAGATCAGTTGTGGTTAATAATAACATAATTACTCTGCATatcacaggattcaaacctgtGACCTTCCAGAAGCTGTAACAAACTCCAAAACCACTGGGCTACAAGTAATCAATGATTCTGTCAGCTGGGCACTTTGCTACTTGTTTGAGGCttttcattaatgaggtttgatGGTTTTAAATGGCCCCTATTTTTTATTCTACGAATCCTGTTTTTCTATCCTGATATATCTCCACTACACAACCTACTAAGCAACTGAATGAAGATTTAAGATTAGTTTACCTGTGTATTGTGATATTACTATTGTTTCTCTTAACTATGTTAAACTTTAATTACATATAAAGCATGGAAACTCTGGCCATTGCATTTTCCACATTTTGGTCTGGTCTGGgaacgttcctaccctcacctatggtcatgagctttgggtagtgaccgaaagaacgagatcgcgggtacaagcggccgaaatcagtttcctccgcagggtggctgggctctcccttagagatagggtgaggagctcagtcattcgggagggactcagagtagagccgctgctcctccgcatcgagaggagccagatgaggtggctcgggcatctgatcaggatgcctccgggacgcctccctggggaggtgttccgggcatgtcccactgggaggagaccccggggaagacccagaacacgctggagagactatgtctctcggctggcctgggaacgcctcggggtccccccagaggagctagacgaagtggccggggagagggaagtctgggtctccctgctgaggctgctgcccccgcgacccgactccggattaagcgggagatgatggatggatggatgtatggatggatggatggtctggGACAGTATCCAGTATTAAACTGTAAGACTCCCCCATGGCTGTCTAATTTCTCTTTCCCGTGCACTTTCATACTGTTCTTTCTCGTGACTTTATGAGTGACCTTTACTCTTCCTCTTTATATTTGGCTGCTAGCACTATATAGAAGGTCAGACTAAATACAGACATTATACACACATAGTttccttttttttatttctgaacCATATAGTCACTTCTTAATCTAGTTGTTTTTTCTGCCCCGCTGTGACAAAGTAAATTGTTAAAGTGAAGAATTCATATAACCATGCAGCATGAATCTGCTAGTGTAATGTGTttacctttatttatttatatagattaTAGTAATAAGCAAAAGACATACTTCAAACCGTAACAATCTGCTTTTTTGAGCTAGTTTGTTTGACCAGTCATGTTGACTGTTCTTGTCATGTTACATGCAAATActttaatttttctttgaatagctTTTTTTAGCTGAACATTTCCTGGTTCATGTAATGCCCGGGGTGTGCATGAAAGGAGAAGAATCCCATGCAGCTTTTCTTGTTAACAGTGACCGAACTGCTAATTGTACTGATAGCACATGGGTAAATTTAGAAGGTTTTTGTGAGCAAGCTGTTTTGCATGCCTGCTTGGTTGTCCTATCGTTAGTTAATGAGCTGATTGCACAAGACACAAAAGCATAACTTATGTGAGACAAATACTGTCTTAACCCTTGACACAAAAGGCAAACATTGGATTAGAAGACAATCAGGTTTGCCTTTTCAGCATGCATTTACCTTGCAGTGGAGGGGAAAAGGgggtctgtgtgtttctgtggcaCACTGCTTGTCATACACAACTTCTACGTATCAGCATATTGTGACCCCTCACATTTAAGATATACTGACTAAACTTAGCACCAGGCAGCAACCGGAGAATGGCAGTGACACTCACAGAGACGCAAAGGCTGCAGAAGGGGAATAGGATATGTGACTTCTGTGTGAAGTTCACAGCAAAACAGAGAAGAAAATGAGGGGGAGAGATGAAAGAGTGAACTGAAAGTCTGTGTGAAGGGGAAGCTTGTGAAGAATGATCAGAGTTGCCAAATTCTGTCATAAAACATCAAACTTCATCAACAGTCAAGTATTGTGCAGCTGTTCCACTGCTGATGAGGTCAGAGGGAGGGTCTCCCGATGCTTGCCAGCAATGGCATTTGGCACATGGTAGCCAATGCATGGCTAGAGACCTCTTTCACAAAAAAGATACCAGATGAGATCAGGGAGGTTGACAGACAGATAATACCTTGTGCCAGGGACTCCTAGATGTAGTATGTAGGACTTCTGGACTAAGAAGGAAGCTTCCCTGTGGCTCAGTCAACCTAGGAATTGTGAAATCGTAGCCACGGGTGTCCTAAGACCAAGTGTTCTCCAGATGGGTCACTCCCACTTGCATCTGTAACTGGATGGTTCCAGTCAAATTCTTTTTACGCCTCCCCCAGCTTCTTCTCTGCAGGTAAGAGCAAGTTGGCCATGAAAGGCAGCTACCCATAGCAGTGCccacagagctggggggttaagggccttgctcaagaaccTGATGTGCCAAGGCcagacccacagagccacacactgtccccAAAACAAGAAAAATTAAGCAAAAAAAGGATGTTTGAAAGACCTAGAGGGGAAGTGAAACAAAAGAGGGATTAACCTGGCAGCAACATTAATGACACATTTGGAGAACACAGCACTTAAATTCAAGCACgtaacattcacagcacttaaaTTCAAGCACGTAAATTCATGCACttaacattcacagcacttaaaTTCAAATACCGACAAGGAGCAAACAGCTGGGAGTgattaacacaagggcaggaacatGATATAAGATGAACAAGCACCAGGCATGGCTTGTTTAGGACCATGccagggaggaaactggaggatcAGGTAGACGTAGGGGGCACGGTGTGACATCGGCAAGTGAGCTCTGTATTTTAAGCATATCTGTATCAGGGCTCCCCCTCCTCTCTGATTCTGATTTAACCTCTGATTGCCTCTACTTTTGTAAACTGTATTACCGTAgactccattttccaaaccgcttatcctacagggtcgcggggggtccagatcctatcccggaagcaatgggcacgaggcaaggaacaacccaggatggggggccagcccatcgcagggcacactcacacaccattcactcacacatgcacacctatgggcaatttagcaagtccaattagccttagcatgtctttggactgtggggggaaaccggagtatctggaggaaaccccacaacgacatggggagaacatgcaaactctgcacacatgtgacccaggcggagacttgaacccaggtcccagaggtgtgaggcaacagtgctaaccactgcaccagcatgccacCCCGCGGGGACTTTCATAACATATtttccttcacaatgcactccTGTGATCTTTTCAAagtaaagtgaaaaaaaatatgggATAAAGAAGCCATTTCATTAGATCCCTTAGACACTGTAATCATTTCCAGGTGCTTTGTTATTGCCCTTTTGAGTGTTGAAACAACTTCtatctaatatatatatatatatatatatatatatatatatatatatatatatatatatatatatatatatatatatataacaacaTCTTTTATTGGTGTTTTGGTGTTGAGAATATTTTCAAATTTATAAATAGCATACTGTCTATTTTCAGTTTCAAAAGGTCATATCTCCAGGTTGTGGCTGATTTTTGCCTAGATATTTTagcctgtttttttctttcagcaATATAGCTGGCTTCCTCTTGCCATAGCAGTATTTCCTCTTTCAACACATCTGCATGGAGACAACATTTTTCGCAACTCCAACACTCTTGTAATAGACAATTTATTCATATATGCATTGTAAAAGAATttcatttagtttttttgaCATGTTTGTACAGAACAGTAGCATTTAATTGCACTGAACATATTTTTCTATTCTGTCAATTTAGCAGAAATGACAGTTTTAACAAATTAAGCAGGTTTAccgaataaattataaatcacacGCGCAAATAAGCTAACCTCAAATCTTGCATTAGTTCTATTAGAATATAATCATCAGATGTATCTTAAGAAAGGGTGCTGTAGTTCCTGtaaggacttcagaccagctcTGAATCAACTTCAGCCAGATCAGACTCTACTTTCTGTGGATGCTGGGGTCTTTTGATATGTAAAAAGCTGCTGAAGATGGTTCATTAGTCCATAGTGATCTGAGCCTCCATTGATATTTGAGATACTTCTCTATTCTGTGGTCCGCTGGGGAAGCAGCATGAGTTCAGGTCTGAACAAACTCCTCAGGAAGGCCAAGACGGCACAGGGCTGAGCATCCTTAGCCACCAGTTCATTCCACTATGGTGTGCCAAGAAGCACAACTGGGGTTCTTTTATACCTGTGGCCACCATGCACTATAACGCCTCCTGACGTGCCACCCCAGATATCCCCAGCCACAACATATATCAGGgcaacatttattttaaaacagaaacACTAAACATTTGCATACCACAAATAACACTCTGAAGCAAtactgcttcagttttggggcAATCAAATCATTAATTCAATTCCATACTGTCCCCCTAAAATGCCTGTgtggtttaaaaaaatccatttgCGGTTTCAGTACttccagaaaatggatgaatggttaTTGAATTATTGTCTTAATGGGTTTATGTGCAAAACTGCCCTTTTTCACAATGTGGAACTGCTGCAATTTTGGGTCaatctgtctcaaaatttaattggTTTTACAACCTCACCCCTACAATGTCTGTGCAAAGTCTGAAAAGGACCTGTCAAatggtttttgagttattggctCACTTATCAAAGTGCTAAAACCACATGTATTTCAAGATTGTTCCATTTCCAACACATAACAGCTATCTGGTTTTCCTGAGTGTTTTGTTAAACAGGTTCCggcttcatccattttctgcaaccacttgtcctgttcaggattatgggggatccagagcctataGGCACAAATCAGGTAACAACCTAGTATGGGGTATCTATCTGTATCTATCTGCCAGGGACACATGCACAGGCAATTTGGGAAttcctcagcatatttttggactgtagagggaaattggagtacctggaggaagccatgcaaaccccacaaatATGGAGACATGCCAGAGGCTCAAGCTCTGCTGCTAGAAATGTgaagcaacagtactaaccactgcaccaccaggccACCCTAGGCTCCACCTGCTATACCAAAATACAATCCACATACTGTGTCATATTGTCATGTTTGGCATCCGTTCAGGAGcaagttctacaccaacattcTTAAATGTCCAAGAGTTAATTAAACCATTTCTCTAAAATCAGTCTTATTAACACAGTATAAAAAGCACTGTAGAATTAGATAACACTTTTCACAAATATGATTcatttattatccatccatccattttccaatccgcttatcctattgggtcgcggggggtccggagcctatcccggaagcaatgggcatgaggcagggaacaacccaggatggggggccagcccatcgcagggcacactcacacaccattcactctcacatgcattcctacgggcaatttagcgacttcAATTAAccgcagcat
The sequence above is a segment of the Brienomyrus brachyistius isolate T26 chromosome 5, BBRACH_0.4, whole genome shotgun sequence genome. Coding sequences within it:
- the aldoab gene encoding aldolase a, fructose-bisphosphate, b isoform X2, with amino-acid sequence MTSSVPQKHTDPLFPSTARTRMPHAYPFLSPEQKKELSDIAQSIVAPGKGILAADESTGSVAKRFQSINVENTEENRRQYRQLLFTADDRVKPCIGGVIFFHETVYQKHDSGKPFPQLIKEKGIVVGIKVDKGMVPLAGTNGETTTQGLDGLYERCAQYKKDGADFAKWRCVLKISPTTPSHLAIMENANILARYASICQMHGIVPIVEPEILPDGDHDLKRCQYITKKVLAAVYKALSDHHVYLDGTLLKPNMLTAAHSCSHKYSPQEIAMATVTALRRTVPPAVSDITFLSGGQSEEEATINLNAINQCPLHKPWALTFSFGRTLQASALKAWAGKKENGKACQEEYIKRALSNNQATLGKYVSSGDKGTASGESLFVANHAY
- the aldoab gene encoding aldolase a, fructose-bisphosphate, b isoform X1; translated protein: MTSSVPQKHTDPLFPSTARTRMPHAYPFLSPEQKKELSDIAQSIVAPGKGILAADESTGSVAKRFQSINVENTEENRRQYRQLLFTADDRVKPCIGGVIFFHETVYQKHDSGKPFPQLIKEKGIVVGIKVDKGMVPLAGTNGETTTQGLDGLYERCAQYKKDGADFAKWRCVLKISPTTPSHLAIMENANILARYASICQMHGIVPIVEPEILPDGDHDLKRCQYITKKVLAAVYKALSDHHVYLDGTLLKPNMLTAAHSCSHKYSPQEIAMATVTALRRTVPPAVPDETHILHPLTGLHVIRGWGWGYHIPVWRPK